A DNA window from Gammaproteobacteria bacterium contains the following coding sequences:
- a CDS encoding flagellin, whose amino-acid sequence MPQIINTNIMSMNAQRNLNRSQDGLKTSLQRLSSGLRINSAKDDAAGLAIVERFTSQVRGLTVAVRNANDGISLSQVAEGALQEASNILQRIRELAVQSINATNSTNDRKALDLENKQLVAELQRIARSAEFNGQKILDGTFGTALFQVGSNANQTIVATTANFKTNQYGDYRIAGQASTVTAGVDRFTSSNGSLFITGADGFASVNYASTDTAADIVDAINLVSDVTGVDAWAKTDVDLTFSASGSYQFEILSDNLSTPASVSFYLTKDTGLEALGAAVQAVNDHQARTGVVATVKSDGTGITLTNYSGNNLTIRDTLYSNAGSVTVQGGDSLGGLAGSGTTVLAADGAQSAAVGTGQIIFDSAKSFAIQTMTAGEVLRQTNEASALLKVADLDLTSVSSSNEALVIVDKAIAQVSGQRARFGALQARFESTIRNLETSVENLSAARSRIQDADFAVETAELTRTQILQQAGTAMLAQANQVPQNVLSLLQ is encoded by the coding sequence ATGCCTCAAATTATTAACACCAACATCATGTCAATGAATGCGCAGCGTAACCTTAACCGCTCGCAGGACGGACTGAAAACCTCCTTGCAACGACTGTCCTCAGGTCTGCGTATCAACAGCGCAAAAGATGACGCTGCAGGTCTTGCAATCGTTGAGCGTTTTACCTCTCAAGTGAGAGGTTTGACGGTCGCGGTGAGAAATGCAAATGATGGTATTTCACTGTCACAGGTTGCAGAAGGTGCATTGCAGGAGGCAAGCAACATTCTTCAGCGCATTCGAGAATTGGCTGTGCAATCGATTAACGCCACCAACTCAACAAATGACAGAAAAGCGCTCGATCTGGAAAACAAACAGCTCGTTGCCGAATTGCAGCGTATAGCGCGTTCGGCCGAGTTTAATGGCCAGAAGATCCTCGACGGTACCTTTGGAACGGCACTTTTTCAGGTAGGTTCTAACGCCAATCAAACAATCGTGGCCACTACGGCAAATTTTAAGACCAATCAATACGGTGATTATCGCATCGCTGGTCAAGCCAGTACGGTCACTGCTGGCGTGGACAGATTCACTTCATCGAATGGATCGCTTTTTATAACTGGCGCCGACGGTTTTGCCAGCGTTAACTATGCATCTACTGATACTGCGGCTGACATCGTTGATGCAATTAACCTCGTGTCGGATGTAACAGGTGTTGATGCGTGGGCAAAAACGGATGTCGATTTGACATTTTCGGCGTCTGGATCCTATCAGTTCGAGATTTTGTCTGATAACCTCAGCACGCCGGCTTCAGTTAGTTTCTATCTAACAAAAGATACAGGCCTTGAGGCGCTTGGTGCGGCTGTACAGGCCGTCAATGATCATCAGGCAAGGACCGGCGTGGTAGCCACCGTGAAATCGGATGGAACTGGTATTACGTTGACCAACTATTCAGGCAACAATCTCACCATTCGTGACACACTTTACAGTAATGCGGGTAGTGTAACCGTACAGGGTGGCGACAGTCTTGGCGGCTTAGCCGGATCAGGCACCACAGTGTTAGCGGCCGATGGCGCCCAATCTGCGGCGGTAGGTACTGGTCAAATTATTTTTGATTCGGCAAAATCCTTTGCCATCCAGACGATGACGGCGGGTGAGGTATTAAGGCAAACCAACGAAGCGTCAGCCTTGCTCAAGGTAGCCGATCTCGATCTGACTTCAGTCAGTAGTTCAAACGAGGCGTTGGTAATCGTCGACAAAGCGATAGCGCAGGTGAGTGGGCAGCGTGCACGTTTCGGTGCCTTGCAGGCTCGTTTTGAGTCGACTATTCGAAATCTCGAAACCAGCGTCGAGAATCTGAGCGCGGCACGTTCGCGAATTCAGGACGCGGACTTCGCTGTGGAAACCGCAGAACTCACGCGTACGCAAATCTTGCAACAGGCTGGAACGGCGATGTTGGCGCAGGCCAATCAGGTACCGCAGAACGTACTCAGCTTGCTACAGTAA
- the flgL gene encoding flagellar hook-associated protein FlgL — translation MTTRISSAMMTKFALDAMLRQQGELSNTQLQITTGKRILAPSDDPYGSARAINLQESTAITNQYQVNIQYADNRLGEEEGLLQGIMTALQRVREMAVYANNDSQTVETRRYIREEILLLKDQVVSLANATDSNNEYVFSGYKGKSRPFSYDLSLNDYVYNGDDGKRELKIGTTTKIEVNDDGQDVFMEVRDGNGRFSVWEDPANQGTGIIDPGAVVGTYVPDTYQVKFMPSTSALPNQPVEYYVTNSKGQVIISGSGVAPPGGFLYANEAAYFAAILAATDTGVVYQDSEIIGLEQYGIQTSISGEPTATGPITAVGPATQDTFTIKPSNYQNIFKTIKNLEDALVSEQATDAERTHFHSAMNRVIVDIDQAIGSVLDTRARVGARMNTVQKQKEINESFNLQLRQVLSQIEDLDYAEAITRLNMQLTALDASQNTYKKVSELSLFNYL, via the coding sequence ATGACGACTAGAATTTCCTCAGCCATGATGACCAAATTCGCACTGGACGCCATGTTGCGCCAGCAAGGTGAACTGAGTAATACGCAGTTGCAGATCACCACAGGCAAGCGAATATTGGCACCGTCCGATGATCCTTATGGATCAGCTCGCGCGATCAATCTTCAGGAATCGACCGCGATTACCAATCAGTACCAGGTTAATATTCAGTATGCAGACAATCGCCTGGGTGAAGAAGAGGGTTTACTACAGGGGATAATGACCGCGCTACAACGCGTGCGTGAAATGGCCGTCTATGCGAATAACGATAGTCAAACAGTCGAAACACGGCGCTATATTCGAGAAGAAATATTGTTGTTGAAGGATCAGGTAGTGTCGCTAGCAAACGCGACTGATAGCAATAACGAATATGTGTTTTCAGGATACAAAGGTAAGTCCCGCCCCTTTTCCTATGATCTTTCGCTGAATGATTACGTCTACAATGGAGACGACGGAAAACGTGAATTAAAAATTGGTACGACGACCAAGATCGAAGTAAATGATGATGGTCAGGATGTTTTTATGGAGGTCCGCGATGGTAATGGACGATTTTCCGTATGGGAAGATCCGGCTAATCAGGGAACAGGCATTATCGATCCAGGCGCGGTAGTTGGAACCTATGTTCCAGATACCTATCAAGTGAAATTCATGCCTTCGACATCGGCGTTACCAAATCAACCGGTGGAATATTATGTGACGAATAGCAAAGGACAGGTAATCATAAGCGGTAGCGGTGTTGCCCCGCCTGGCGGTTTTCTTTACGCCAATGAAGCAGCGTATTTTGCCGCAATACTGGCCGCCACAGACACTGGGGTAGTGTATCAGGATTCGGAAATCATCGGATTGGAGCAATATGGTATTCAAACCTCTATCAGCGGCGAGCCAACGGCAACAGGACCGATCACTGCGGTCGGCCCGGCAACGCAGGACACCTTTACGATCAAACCCAGCAACTACCAGAACATTTTTAAAACGATTAAAAATCTAGAGGATGCACTGGTCTCTGAGCAGGCTACTGATGCAGAGAGAACACATTTTCACAGCGCCATGAATCGCGTCATCGTGGATATTGATCAGGCGATTGGTAGTGTGCTGGATACGCGTGCACGGGTGGGTGCACGTATGAATACGGTGCAAAAACAGAAAGAAATCAATGAGAGTTTTAATCTCCAGCTTAGGCAGGTTTTGTCACAAATAGAAGACCTGGACTATGCGGAGGCGATTACACGACTAAACATGCAGCTGACCGCGCTTGATGCTTCGCAAAATACTTATAAGAAAGTATCGGAATTGTCACTGTTTAACTATTTATAA
- the flgK gene encoding flagellar hook-associated protein FlgK: MAGGDILQIGLSGLAAFQRNLNTVGHNVANVNTPGYSRQRVIVTNNDPSPFGNGFVGNGVRLITTERMYNDFAVNQVRQRTSSTEFFSVFNEFATQIDNLLADQDAALAPAMEDFFDAIQGVSDDPTSLPAREVMMTQAEAMVDRIHTMDDWFHDLRKAQNARIQNQVSTINALAQQIADINQEVIVATGIGQGNSPNDILDQRDHLIDQLSEHIGITVIPQDDGSLNIFMGGGQSLVLGTQYRKLVAQSDPDDPLYYEVAYEDKYTNILIPITNTLKGGDLGGVIEFRNDILVPAQNYLGWIAQGLSRTFNDQHNLGIDLNDNLGLDFFVEPDYNSMMSSSVYNTGTATLSLNTGGTTATLANRIDVPDILPTDYELSYDGTNYNLLNLSNGTTTVLTVSVAGPPVEFSPVDGMYLELDVVPLAGDKFFIHGTRDASRKIAMVFDDPNLVAAASPLRSWLDAGNEARGTNTGAAYLSNFNIVDENLLNTGPILFPMPILLRDSGAPGSGLPANQYSIDGGGTWNAYNPAGTLIDRTATDGFSIMLTGNANDGDQFYVDNNGGTEGNQGRGQIEETTVTDPTLFGTSVGIPVNILMGHSGGNIYGPADQYSIDGGVTWNAYSTTSTTLNFTATDGWSVTLSGEAWVGDVFYVDNNTSGTGDNRNALALAALQLKGTMLGGNATYHEAYSQIVTAVGNRTQQAEINYRSQEALLNQSKELREAISGVNLDEEAADLLRYQQAYAAAAQVIAAADQVFQTLLQAVRG; encoded by the coding sequence ATGGCTGGCGGTGATATTTTACAAATTGGTTTGTCCGGACTGGCGGCTTTTCAACGTAATCTGAACACAGTTGGACACAACGTTGCCAACGTCAATACCCCCGGATATTCGCGTCAACGGGTAATCGTTACAAATAATGACCCGTCGCCGTTCGGCAATGGATTCGTCGGTAATGGCGTGCGTTTGATTACTACAGAGCGCATGTATAACGACTTTGCCGTGAATCAGGTTAGACAAAGAACGTCTTCAACTGAATTTTTTTCGGTATTCAATGAATTTGCCACGCAAATAGATAATCTTCTTGCCGACCAGGATGCGGCACTTGCACCGGCCATGGAAGACTTTTTTGATGCCATACAAGGTGTGTCCGATGACCCAACATCACTACCGGCGCGCGAAGTTATGATGACGCAGGCAGAAGCAATGGTAGACCGCATCCATACCATGGACGACTGGTTTCATGATTTGCGTAAAGCACAAAATGCGAGAATTCAAAACCAGGTTTCTACGATTAATGCCCTGGCGCAACAGATTGCCGACATCAATCAAGAGGTAATTGTTGCCACAGGTATCGGGCAGGGGAACTCACCGAATGACATACTCGATCAGCGTGACCATTTGATTGATCAGCTGTCTGAACACATCGGCATTACCGTCATACCGCAAGACGACGGTAGCCTCAATATCTTCATGGGTGGTGGCCAAAGTCTCGTACTGGGTACCCAGTATAGAAAACTGGTGGCACAGTCCGATCCCGATGATCCCCTATACTATGAAGTTGCTTATGAAGATAAATACACCAATATACTGATCCCGATCACCAATACGCTGAAGGGTGGCGATCTTGGCGGTGTTATCGAGTTTCGCAATGACATTTTAGTCCCTGCACAAAATTATCTGGGATGGATTGCGCAAGGCCTGTCACGTACTTTTAATGATCAGCACAATCTGGGGATCGACCTAAATGACAATCTAGGTCTCGATTTTTTTGTCGAGCCTGACTACAACTCGATGATGAGTTCGAGTGTGTACAACACTGGTACTGCGACATTGAGTCTGAATACTGGGGGAACAACTGCTACGCTGGCGAATAGAATCGATGTGCCGGACATTCTTCCTACAGACTACGAGTTGTCTTACGATGGTACAAATTACAATTTGTTAAATCTCTCTAACGGTACAACAACTGTGTTGACTGTCTCCGTCGCGGGACCTCCTGTTGAGTTTTCGCCAGTAGATGGTATGTATTTGGAGCTGGATGTAGTTCCGCTTGCTGGCGACAAGTTCTTTATTCACGGTACGCGTGATGCGTCGCGAAAAATTGCGATGGTTTTCGATGATCCCAATCTAGTCGCTGCGGCGTCGCCCTTGCGTTCATGGCTAGACGCAGGTAATGAGGCACGCGGCACAAACACTGGCGCGGCCTATCTTTCTAACTTCAACATCGTCGACGAAAATCTTTTGAATACCGGTCCGATACTTTTTCCGATGCCAATTTTACTACGGGACTCTGGAGCGCCAGGTAGCGGACTGCCGGCAAACCAATATTCCATCGATGGTGGTGGTACCTGGAACGCATACAATCCCGCAGGCACGCTTATCGATCGCACGGCGACTGACGGTTTTTCCATTATGTTGACTGGAAACGCCAATGATGGTGATCAGTTCTATGTGGATAATAATGGTGGTACCGAGGGTAACCAGGGTAGAGGTCAAATCGAGGAAACCACCGTAACAGATCCTACGTTGTTTGGTACAAGCGTTGGAATACCCGTGAACATTCTCATGGGACATTCCGGCGGAAACATTTACGGTCCCGCAGATCAATATTCCATCGACGGTGGCGTGACATGGAATGCCTATTCAACAACTTCTACGACATTGAACTTTACCGCGACCGACGGTTGGAGTGTAACGCTTTCCGGTGAAGCGTGGGTGGGCGATGTTTTCTATGTTGACAACAATACTTCTGGTACTGGCGATAATCGCAATGCATTGGCTCTCGCCGCGTTACAGCTAAAGGGAACCATGTTGGGTGGAAATGCTACCTATCACGAAGCGTATAGCCAAATAGTTACTGCTGTGGGTAACCGAACGCAACAAGCAGAAATTAATTACCGTTCTCAAGAGGCCCTACTCAATCAGTCCAAAGAATTGCGTGAGGCGATTTCCGGCGTGAATCTGGACGAAGAAGCTGCAGACTTGTTGCGTTATCAACAGGCCTATGCTGCGGCAGCCCAAGTAATCGCGGCCGCTGATCAAGTGTTTCAGACGCTACTTCAGGCAGTAAGGGGGTAA
- the flgJ gene encoding flagellar assembly peptidoglycan hydrolase FlgJ, producing the protein MTLAAKNTDFYYDSRALDGLRQKSRRQDSGALQEVAKKFESIFMKMMIKSMREASEGNPLFDSEGEKFYTQMYDDQLSVELTKGGSLGLADMIVRQMEGPTSQSPANRIAPRVKSISTVEEMQKQAFPIRNDKPAPHKINRAVKAYETHAPTSTTAASPVANNGDKKLDPTSRFIHSMWPHAQKAAKELNLNPEVLIAQAALETGWGKHVIHKRDGESSHNLFNIKADNRWDGDSISRNTMEFIKGKPEKERAQFRAYASVKQSFDDYVNFLKTSDRYQSALKHGNDPVRFVKELQAAGYATDPKYADKIANIMGRENVKNTIQQLREREMQLPTGLTG; encoded by the coding sequence ATGACGCTTGCTGCAAAAAACACTGACTTCTATTACGACTCACGCGCGCTGGACGGCCTGCGTCAGAAGTCACGTCGCCAGGACTCGGGTGCCTTGCAGGAAGTCGCCAAGAAATTTGAATCTATCTTTATGAAGATGATGATCAAGTCCATGCGCGAAGCAAGTGAAGGTAATCCTTTATTCGATTCCGAAGGCGAAAAGTTTTATACACAGATGTATGACGATCAACTCTCTGTTGAATTGACTAAAGGTGGCAGCCTGGGTCTGGCCGACATGATTGTGCGCCAAATGGAAGGGCCAACCAGTCAATCGCCAGCTAATCGAATTGCGCCGCGCGTAAAAAGCATTTCCACGGTAGAAGAAATGCAAAAGCAGGCGTTTCCGATAAGAAACGATAAACCCGCGCCACACAAAATTAATCGTGCGGTAAAGGCCTATGAAACACATGCCCCGACGAGTACGACGGCCGCATCACCTGTTGCGAACAATGGCGACAAGAAGCTAGATCCCACTTCACGTTTTATTCATTCCATGTGGCCGCACGCGCAAAAGGCCGCAAAAGAACTCAATCTTAATCCTGAAGTATTGATTGCACAGGCGGCACTGGAAACCGGTTGGGGAAAACACGTTATTCACAAGCGTGATGGTGAGAGCAGCCACAATCTGTTCAACATCAAAGCAGATAATCGCTGGGATGGGGACAGTATTAGTCGAAACACCATGGAATTTATCAAGGGAAAACCTGAAAAAGAGCGTGCCCAGTTTCGTGCCTACGCCTCAGTGAAACAAAGTTTCGACGACTACGTGAATTTTCTCAAGACCAGTGATCGTTACCAGTCCGCGCTTAAACATGGCAACGATCCTGTGCGGTTTGTAAAAGAGCTACAGGCCGCTGGTTACGCAACAGACCCAAAATATGCGGATAAAATTGCCAATATTATGGGTCGTGAAAACGTAAAGAACACGATACAACAACTGCGCGAACGTGAAATGCAGTTGCCGACCGGTTTAACCGGTTAA
- a CDS encoding flagellar basal body P-ring protein FlgI produces MRTINQWVLTVILLTVSANALSERVKDISSVMGVRSNQLVGYGLVVGLNGSGDQTNQTPFTVQSLKSMLAQFGITLPPDLNPQLKNVAAVTVQAELPAFAKPGQRLDVTVSSIGNAKSLQGGSLLMTPLKGADGNVYALAQGNLIVSGFGVDADGSRVTVNIPSTGRVPNGATVERAVLTSFHNGNSVMLNLRQGDFTTANRMAEAINQQFGEGTAQPLDGTTVQVIAPRDPSQRVSFVSMLENIDVKPALGAAKVIINSRTGTVVIGSEVRVSPAAVSHGSLVVRVNREETVNQPPPLSNAQTVVTAATTITAEQENNRMFLFDPGVSLDEIVRAINKVGAAPGDLVAILEALKEAGALKAELIVI; encoded by the coding sequence ATGCGCACGATAAATCAATGGGTCTTGACTGTGATATTGCTGACTGTTTCGGCGAATGCTTTGTCCGAACGGGTGAAAGATATTTCCTCAGTAATGGGGGTGCGCAGCAACCAACTCGTAGGCTATGGCCTGGTGGTGGGACTAAACGGCAGCGGTGATCAGACCAATCAGACACCATTTACAGTGCAAAGCCTCAAGAGCATGCTGGCGCAGTTTGGCATTACTTTGCCACCGGACTTAAATCCACAGTTGAAAAACGTCGCCGCAGTTACGGTGCAAGCCGAGTTGCCAGCGTTTGCTAAACCAGGTCAAAGGCTCGATGTTACGGTGTCCTCAATAGGTAACGCCAAAAGTCTGCAAGGCGGAAGTTTGTTGATGACGCCACTCAAGGGCGCTGATGGCAATGTCTACGCATTGGCGCAAGGCAATCTAATTGTGAGTGGTTTTGGCGTAGATGCCGATGGATCCCGCGTGACTGTAAACATTCCAAGTACAGGTCGTGTTCCCAATGGCGCAACGGTGGAGCGTGCGGTGTTGACCTCGTTTCATAATGGAAACTCTGTAATGCTGAATCTGCGTCAGGGTGATTTTACAACGGCAAATCGTATGGCTGAAGCCATCAACCAACAGTTTGGCGAAGGAACGGCGCAACCGCTAGACGGTACAACTGTGCAGGTTATCGCGCCGCGTGATCCATCACAGCGCGTCTCTTTTGTTTCTATGTTAGAAAATATTGATGTTAAACCCGCATTGGGCGCCGCAAAAGTTATCATCAATTCCCGCACCGGCACGGTAGTGATCGGATCTGAGGTAAGAGTTTCTCCGGCCGCAGTTTCACACGGATCACTGGTGGTGCGTGTTAATCGCGAAGAAACTGTTAATCAACCTCCTCCACTCAGTAATGCGCAAACGGTGGTCACCGCCGCGACGACAATTACGGCGGAACAGGAAAATAATCGCATGTTTCTTTTTGATCCTGGTGTATCACTAGACGAAATCGTTCGTGCAATAAACAAGGTCGGCGCCGCGCCTGGTGATCTGGTTGCCATTCTCGAAGCCTTGAAAGAAGCGGGTGCTTTGAAGGCTGAACTCATCGTGATCTAG
- the flgH gene encoding flagellar basal body L-ring protein FlgH, producing MKQGFVFLPVLLCMACAHNPPPPADIEFAPIRPVVASPPPQENGSIYQTGYGMSLFSDMSAKRVGDSITVILQENTNAKKSSSTSTSKDSSVDIAAPTVFGNPLSILGRPLSAGLESGNSFAGAGDASQSNSLNGRVTVTVSEVLPNGYLIVQGEKRLQLNQGGEHVKFSGIVRPADIKADNTVLSTNVANAQIIYGSSGVIADANTQGWLARLFNSPMWPF from the coding sequence ATGAAACAAGGATTCGTGTTTTTACCCGTATTGTTGTGCATGGCATGCGCACATAATCCGCCGCCACCTGCTGATATTGAATTTGCGCCGATTAGACCGGTCGTTGCGTCTCCGCCACCACAGGAAAACGGCAGTATTTATCAAACCGGCTATGGAATGAGTTTGTTTTCCGATATGTCAGCCAAGCGAGTCGGTGATTCGATCACGGTAATTTTGCAGGAAAATACCAACGCAAAAAAATCGTCGAGCACCAGTACGTCTAAAGACAGCTCAGTCGATATCGCGGCGCCAACGGTATTTGGCAATCCCCTGTCTATTTTGGGCAGACCGCTCAGCGCTGGACTTGAATCGGGTAATTCGTTTGCCGGCGCAGGTGATGCCAGTCAGAGCAATAGTCTTAATGGGCGGGTAACTGTTACTGTTTCCGAAGTGCTACCCAACGGCTATTTGATCGTACAAGGGGAAAAGCGTTTGCAGCTCAACCAGGGTGGGGAGCACGTAAAGTTTTCCGGTATTGTTCGACCGGCTGATATAAAAGCGGACAACACGGTGTTGTCGACGAATGTTGCGAATGCGCAAATTATTTACGGATCGAGCGGCGTGATTGCCGACGCCAATACCCAGGGTTGGTTGGCGCGATTATTTAACAGTCCCATGTGGCCTTTCTAA
- the flgG gene encoding flagellar basal-body rod protein FlgG, which translates to MDRALWVSKTGLEAQNMRMAVISNNLANVSTVGFKRGRAIFQDLIYQNLRQPGAQTSEDTILPSGLMLGSGVRTVATEKLHSQGNLIHTENSFDLAIQGRGFLQILMPDGQVGYTRDGSFRVDAQGRLVTAGGYPLEPQITIPEDAQSISVSGDGNVGVVIPGNVEPVQVGNIQLADFINPAGMQPVGENLYRQTVASGAPILGTPGLDGFGSLIQGSLESSNVNVVEELVNMIETQRAYEMNSKAVAATDGMLRNLNQNT; encoded by the coding sequence ATGGACAGAGCACTTTGGGTATCAAAAACAGGACTGGAAGCGCAAAATATGCGCATGGCGGTGATTTCGAATAACCTCGCCAATGTCAGTACCGTTGGCTTTAAACGTGGACGCGCAATCTTTCAGGATTTGATTTATCAAAATCTGCGTCAGCCAGGTGCACAAACCAGCGAAGATACCATCTTGCCTTCAGGTTTGATGCTCGGTAGCGGTGTTCGAACAGTGGCGACAGAAAAGCTGCATTCACAGGGCAACTTGATACACACCGAAAACTCGTTTGACCTGGCGATACAGGGGCGAGGCTTTTTGCAGATTCTTATGCCCGATGGACAGGTTGGATATACCCGTGACGGTTCGTTCCGCGTCGATGCGCAGGGACGTCTTGTAACTGCAGGTGGTTATCCATTAGAACCACAAATCACTATTCCCGAAGATGCACAGAGTATCAGTGTCTCCGGTGATGGAAATGTCGGTGTGGTAATTCCGGGCAACGTTGAACCTGTGCAAGTGGGAAATATTCAGTTGGCGGATTTTATTAATCCGGCCGGTATGCAACCTGTCGGTGAAAATCTTTATCGCCAGACTGTTGCCAGTGGTGCGCCGATCCTCGGTACCCCTGGTCTTGATGGATTTGGTTCGCTGATACAGGGCTCTTTGGAAAGCTCGAATGTTAATGTCGTTGAAGAACTGGTCAATATGATCGAAACACAACGTGCTTATGAAATGAATTCCAAGGCAGTCGCCGCCACCGATGGCATGTTGCGCAACCTTAATCAGAATACCTAG
- a CDS encoding flagellar basal body rod protein FlgF: protein MDRMLYIGMSGAKETLLAQGLNSNNLANASTVGFRQDLEQARSMPVFGPGLPTRVYAMTERPGIDFTPGPIENTGRDLDIAIEQNGWIAIEAADGTEAYTRAGDLRVSATGQLVNGVGNPVMGNGGPIVIPPAQGISIGRDGSITIQPIGEGADALVVVDRIKLVNPAFADMEKGRDGLFRQKNGLPADADANVNLVPGALERSNVSVVESMVKMIELSRHFEMQTKVMSSAEEAAQATDMLLRMN from the coding sequence ATGGATCGCATGCTGTATATCGGAATGTCCGGGGCCAAGGAAACTCTCCTGGCCCAGGGACTCAACAGCAACAATCTCGCTAACGCGAGCACGGTGGGATTTCGTCAGGACCTGGAACAGGCGCGCAGTATGCCGGTATTCGGTCCGGGTTTGCCGACGCGCGTTTATGCGATGACAGAACGGCCAGGAATTGATTTCACACCAGGACCGATTGAGAACACCGGTCGCGATCTGGATATTGCTATCGAACAAAATGGTTGGATTGCGATAGAAGCGGCAGACGGAACTGAAGCATACACGCGTGCAGGCGATTTGCGCGTGTCGGCAACAGGCCAGTTGGTGAATGGCGTTGGCAATCCTGTTATGGGTAACGGCGGGCCGATTGTAATCCCTCCTGCCCAAGGCATTTCGATTGGTCGTGATGGCAGTATCACAATTCAGCCCATCGGCGAAGGCGCGGATGCCTTAGTTGTCGTCGATCGCATAAAGCTGGTCAATCCTGCTTTCGCCGATATGGAAAAAGGTAGAGACGGCTTGTTTCGCCAGAAAAACGGTTTACCCGCTGACGCCGATGCTAATGTCAATCTCGTGCCTGGCGCACTGGAACGCAGCAATGTCAGCGTGGTTGAGTCGATGGTGAAAATGATCGAGTTGTCGCGACATTTTGAAATGCAGACCAAGGTGATGAGTAGTGCGGAAGAAGCCGCGCAGGCGACAGATATGTTGCTGCGCATGAATTAG